One genomic region from Elusimicrobium sp. encodes:
- a CDS encoding biopolymer transporter ExbD: MSTHKKRTVMAEINMVPFIDITLILLIIFMVMSPLLVQMQLTVDLPKSTAINTQAEDDVIRVEVQKNGTITVMNKKLTLKNLERELILRMGKANKKTILVQADKDVPVQQVVDVFDVAKKLGAAKLGIGVLSKN; the protein is encoded by the coding sequence ATGAGCACACATAAAAAAAGAACCGTCATGGCAGAAATCAACATGGTGCCGTTTATCGACATCACGCTGATTTTGTTGATTATTTTTATGGTTATGAGTCCGCTTCTTGTCCAAATGCAACTGACGGTGGATCTTCCCAAATCTACCGCTATTAACACCCAGGCGGAAGATGATGTAATAAGGGTAGAAGTGCAAAAAAACGGTACCATTACCGTAATGAATAAAAAATTGACTCTTAAAAATTTAGAGCGCGAACTTATTTTGCGCATGGGAAAAGCAAACAAAAAAACCATTTTGGTTCAGGCCGATAAAGATGTGCCTGTGCAACAAGTGGTGGATGTGTTTGATGTAGCCAAAAAACTTGGCGCGGCCAAGTTAGGAATCGGGGTTTTATCTAAAAACTAA
- a CDS encoding TonB family protein, with translation MNKYLAYSGGLHVLAALFLLLLLAPSAKKPQATYTIDFIGSGKVVATTGQEAAASVPKAPKAAVQAPEPVKETPKATPKKTAKKAYSSKSEITTKKQPAKKEQPKAPSLAAPSVLDEDGKDSTDAKSSLSSSKEGEFAGGNIQTDFANFPYPWYITQVRNSLWIEWEKRRPAGNTLSALVSFAIARDGKIKDLQLDRKSGDDTFDFAATSAVINAGPFAPLPMYYEKDELTVSVEFKQEI, from the coding sequence ATGAACAAGTATTTGGCATATTCCGGCGGACTTCATGTGTTAGCGGCACTGTTTTTACTGTTGCTGCTGGCTCCGTCTGCCAAAAAACCGCAAGCCACCTATACCATTGATTTCATCGGTTCCGGCAAAGTGGTAGCCACCACCGGGCAAGAAGCGGCCGCTTCTGTGCCCAAGGCTCCCAAAGCCGCCGTACAAGCCCCCGAACCCGTAAAAGAAACCCCTAAAGCGACTCCCAAAAAAACGGCTAAAAAGGCTTATAGTTCCAAATCGGAAATTACTACTAAAAAACAGCCTGCCAAAAAAGAACAACCCAAGGCCCCGTCTTTAGCCGCTCCCAGCGTGTTGGACGAGGACGGGAAAGATTCAACAGATGCCAAGAGTAGTCTTTCTTCTTCCAAAGAAGGGGAATTTGCGGGGGGAAATATCCAAACCGATTTTGCCAATTTCCCTTATCCTTGGTATATCACGCAGGTGCGTAACTCCCTGTGGATTGAGTGGGAAAAACGCCGTCCGGCGGGCAATACCCTTTCCGCTTTGGTTTCTTTTGCGATTGCGCGCGACGGTAAAATTAAAGATTTACAGTTAGATAGAAAATCCGGCGATGACACTTTTGACTTCGCCGCCACTTCGGCTGTCATCAATGCGGGGCCCTTTGCGCCGCTTCCTATGTATTACGAAAAAGATGAACTGACCGTAAGTGTAGAATTCAAACAGGAGATATAA